Part of the Triticum urartu cultivar G1812 chromosome 2, Tu2.1, whole genome shotgun sequence genome, TAATAAATTTGAGGAAAATGCAGAGCAGAAATATGAAACAAAGAAATCAACATGATTTTTCTCAGATACACTCAACATGAACACTTTTTGACAAGCCTATCACAATCTTCTGAAAACAACACACATTTTTTTTTAGAAATAGAGTGATATATTAGTCAACTATCAACGTTACAATCAGAAGACAACAGCTCTCAGTTCCAACGGAACGGCTGCCAAAAGAAAAAAGTCTCCCGATCTTCTGGCCAAGCTAGCAAGGCTATCAGCCAGCCTATTACATTTTCTGCTCAGCCAATCAATCTGCGCGGATCTACTTCCAGTGGTACTTATATAAGGATATTTGACAAGCACGATTTTATTGATGGAACAATTCGTAAGGTACATGCATTGCACTCCAATCAAGTATTGACTATACATCATGACAGACAGCCCGTGATCCTATTACAAATTTCACTTGCATCCAGATCTTTTGTCAAGACATAATAACCAAAGGCCAGCTGAATGACATGTGCCATCGATGGCATAGAAATTCGGAGTATTTCTATCTTTTTCTCGCATTGGCAGCTTCGGTCAGGCTTCTGAATTTGTGGCGAGCATCGATAGGTCAAGCGGCTGGACGTGATTGTGCTTGTGCTCATTCTCGTTGGTGACAAAAGCATCCTAGGCTTCATCGCGGCACAGTTTGATGCTCTGCATCTGTAGAACCCCCTGCACTATATTAGTTCATACTACATTACTTGATTTAGTTACCACCTACAATGCTGCATATCTCAGCATAAGCTAAACAAAATATATGAAAGCCCAATAGCACATAGCTGATGGGTCAAACATCGCTCTGTCCTGGCGCTGAGCCTGACGGCGGGGCGACCTTCCCGGCTCACGGTCGGAGGGGATTTTGTGACCTGCTCCGCTCGCCTCCAAAAAGGGGAACCGCCATGGCTGCGTGCAGAAAAGGTCGGGGATAGTGGATTTCCGCGTAGTAGTGTAGATATTTTTAAGTAGATACGACGAGGTAAGTACAAAAAAAAAAGTGGATACGACGAGGTAAATTAACCTAAGCCTTACGAGGCTTTTCTTCCTGCGGAGCCTGGTCCCCTGTCTCAGGCCGTAACATCATGTGTGACGTAAATTTACTCCATGAACTTCTTCTCTGGACGTGGCGCTTGGTTCGACTGGGGTGAGGAATATGAATTCCTCATCCAGGATGGCGTAATATAtataaagcacggattgagtctCCGGGTTCACCGTCGCAACATTTTTGCAAAAAATCCCTATTGTCTTAGACAATTAACCCACAATCAATCTTTCCCTATAAGCCGTCGAAGTGTTGTAACTCACCACACGTCTATATCGGGCTCGGGAATCAGTCACCAAATAAGATAAGTTTAGTATGTGTATCACCGTCAGATAAAAAAACAACAGGAACCAGCCTCCGCAGGCGCACGCCACGCTAAAAAAAGTCTGCTACATAAATCGGGAGAAAACCAGCCGGGGCTAACCTGTCTCCTCTCCTCTCTTAGATTCGAGTTCCCCCTGTCCCAGGCGCTCCTTCCCTGCGTGACATCGAGCAGTCGCCGCCGACGCCGTGTTGCTTCGCTGCGCGAGCGCGAACAGCCGCCGCCGACGCCGTCATGGTTGCCGTCTTGCGCGACCACGAGCAGTCGCCGCCGATGCCGTGTTGCTTCCTTGCCTGACCACGAGCAGCCGCCGTCGCCGATGCCGTCGTGGTTGCCGTCCTGCGCACCCCAATAGCCAACACTCCCTGCGGAATTCACGATCATAGAGTCGCATGCCATGCATCTGTCTCCCATGCGTCCTCGACTCCATGAAGTGCGCCGTCACGGACCCCCTGACTGTGCAACACGATCTGAGTTCACAAATTGTCCCATTGGTTGCCATGGATGGAGTCTCCATCAATCCTCATATCGATCTGGTCAATATCAGGCTCGTAAGATTCTCGATGGTTGATGCCATGACGTAGGTGTTGGGCTCGGCTCCAAGCAGAGTGTGCATGCCCATGCCTAGGTTGTGTCCGCCTACGCACGAGCTCTGACAGACAGGAACATCGGCGCACTAGCTTACAGAGGCGGTGTGCACAGTCCAGGGACGGCGGTGACACGCGAGCTCAGCCTCAGCGATTTACGTGCCGTCGACGACGGCCGGGTCGCTTTAGACCACGACTGCCAGCTGCATCTAGAGACCATGGCGGGGTCAACGGGTTGGCTCACCTAAACGCAGGTGGTAATATGGTATCCATCGATGTTCTAATTCATCTACTTTGTTTCTTAAGTAACACGTTTTTTGTTCTATGAGTATTCACCTTCGTGGATGACATTATGCAACCTTTCAGTAATTAATCCATTGATGATGCCTCCTTTAATCTCTAGACACGGTTGTGGCTGTGGCGGCAACCTTAATTAGGATCGTTAGGTGTAATGCAGTTGCAATGCAGTATCTACCCATGCATGGACAATCGAATCCGGTTGCAGTTGCTACTGTCAAAGGTGAATATTTGGGAGAACTATGTTCTGATCAACTAATCATCTTTTGTGGGGCCGTTAGTTCTGACCTCATGTTAGCAGCAGTTGATATTCTTAATCGTGTGTGCATGCATGGCCCCAGCTCGGGCTCATCTACTATATATCATAGTTCAACTTTGATTCTATATATGATGAGTTTGTCATATAATTCGAAATCATGTAAGTCTTATATTTGCTAGCTAGGCGTTGGTTTCATATGAGGCTATTTATGTCCTTTTGCTTTTACTATGACAACTGTATAGTGACTTTCTACATAAAGGGAAAATAATTTGAGTATATGAGGCTATTTGAATGCATAATGGCTCCCCTgtttgttgcattgcatggtcTTTTCGCGTCGCATGATGACATGCGACGTGGTTCCAGCTGCTACTGTATATTTTTTAGATGGGTTGTTACTGTATCATGATACGTGGTAGTAGTGCATCATATAATGGCTTTCTAAGAGTTGTCATGTTTCGGAGGGCAGTCGACTTATGATTGGCGGTGATGGATCTAAATGCATGTGTTTTTCACTcccggtgcaacgcacgggcatttttgctagtatatatatatagggagataaagcacggattgactccgtgggttcaccgtcacaatacgcttcttcccgtgaatttacgctttcagttttttTCCACCTATATTATTTTCTACATCCAAGGTGGTACTATTCATAAGGTGGTACTATTCATGTGATTTTTTGGTCAAGAACATGCTCAACTGGTTGGGCCTCGACCTGAAGTTTCGTACGTCCTTCGGGCCGCATCCTTCCTCTAATGGGCCTGCTCTTGCCACATTGACAAAAAGTTCCGTACGTCGTTGCACGCGTCAAAAATATATTCAAAACTGCTATGAACAGGACTCAAACCACGGTGACAAGGAAAGCACACGCCCGCAGAAACCAACTCAACTAACCAATGATGTTGTTCAAGTATAAATGAAGGACCCTTCTTATTGAATTTAGAGTGTTTCTTTGTCCGTGACTTCTGATTTTTTTAAGGGGAGTCCGTGGCTTCTGATTCAAATCGATTTTAATAGTGCGTCGCCAGGATGGGCCGTTTGGGCAAGTTTCACCGATTCTTGTGGCAGGTGGGTTTGGAAAACAAATTCAGAAACAACCTCTAGCCTTTCCCTTCATAAAAAAATCGGACATACCTCTGGTTCCTACCTCACCTCTTTCAATAAAAAAGCGCACCGGGATTTTGCTAGGGTTCATCGAATCGGGAGCGATTGCGCGTCTAGGAGATTGGAAGGGGATTGCTGTGACAGATCAGAGATGCCAGCGTGTAGGACGGCCGGTGGTTTATGGCCGAGTCATTGAGGATCACCCAAGCGAAGAGGCGGCCGCCTGCACGAGTTCCCGGAGCGGCGATGGCCAGGGAAGAGCTTGTGTATCCGACGCTGCCGAAGCATGCATGCAGCACTGCGACACGCGGTGGTGGCTAGCTAATACGTGGTGCTCGTAACTAGCAGGGCCAAGCTGCGTGGGCTGCTCGAGCACATGGTTGCCATGCCCAGGAGCGGTGCGGTGACTCTTGCGTGTAGGCGCGAAGCtcgcggcagaggccagcaggtGACGCATATCAGTACACCAGCGGTAGACGGCAACACAGTGGCGGCAGCATCAGGCTGCGAGGCCAAAACCAGCAGTGGGGCGAACCAGCATGGTGGTTTACGCAGCCAAAGCGCAGCAGCAGTCAGCACGGTCGATACGTGCATGCGGCGGCTTAGCTAGAGCGGCTGGCGCAGGTGCAACCTGTTTGGAACGGCTACATGGCTATGGTGCGACAAGTCACCTGACGAAGCAGGATTAGCCCGAGATGATGGAGTACGTACTGGGCCGCGGCGGATAGCAGGAAGATGAACGAAACCTGGATGTCAGCTCAATGATCATATCCAACCTCGGATCCGACTTACTCCTCCCTTCCGTTTTCCATGTACCTCAATGTACCTCACGGGAGCAGGGCAGCATGCCTGTTTTAATCTTGTTCAGCAGCCAAGCATACGTACTACTACCTGTGTTTGCGTCGGAGACGTGAATTAAGTGATTCCCATGGCTGCCGCTGAAGCTCCGGAACATGGAGATCAGGCGCGCGGAAGGTGGCCATCGTACAGACTAGTCTGATCCTCATACAACTCTCAAATAAGCAAGACAGGTATACCATGCTAAGCATTACATCACTTACCAGATTGGCAGCTCTCTCCTATGTCATGTTTAATAATAGTACTTTACTAAACTTGTTATTGTAGAGAGTTTTCAGTTCATAAGTAGTCATATCATTATGCTTGCAGGTTTTGCTAAAGCATATTTAGATGTGCtgtaagtattgcacatctaaatcaTATGTCATTGATTTCACCTGGAGATTCATGCGTGTATTTTGTTTtttactttcctttttcttttcatATTTGATTGAGTCATTTTTTAATGCTATTTGATTGAGTCATTTAGATGTGCAATAAGTAGGGCATCAATTATAATGTtgacacacgcacacgcacacgtCTACTGAATACCGGGTCTATACTAAAGACGTGGGTCAAAGTTGCGGAGCCTTAAGATTGACGATGTCAACGTGAGCAACTTGCTACCTACAGAGAAAAAAAAATTCAATATTAACAAGACAGCGAAGCGTCAAGTCTACAGTTTGATCTCTGTTAAGCTAGGGTACCACTGCCTCCTAACCATCTAATCACTAGTGTAATTGATATCTTTGCAATATTAATATATTCTCTTTGTCGATCTAACCACTGGTTAATGCTCATTATATTCTTACAACAACACCGGAATGCTCCGTTACATCACATATCCTTTTCGAGCGAACCACCAAATAACCCTTGATGCCAAAGTTTCTCTTCAAGCAACCGCCCATCGATCCACAGCTACCGCCATTGATTTTAGCAATGCAAAGCTTTGTAGATCTGCCGTTTGAAGCATATTTGTTTATTCATGTCCCCATTATAACGCATGGGCACTTTTGCTAGTAATGTGTAAACACCTATTTTTATTGGACCACCATCCCGGTTGTACGATCGCCCGTGACATTCTTCGAAGGAAACTTGTGTTGACCAGCTGCCTTTGTATTTTCCACCAACGGCCTGTGTGCTTGCTTGCCTAATTGTATAGTATATGATTTGCCAATTGGAGTCCATCGCACGGTACAAAGTGAGGGAAAGGAGAAATCGAAGGACGTGCAGAAAATTAGTTGAGTGAGCAGCTAGCTTCAGCTGAGCTGAGCACACTTCAGCCGGCACATTGACTTCACATTTCTTTGTCCTCCAGGATGCCTCGGCCGCTCGTCGCGGTCGTCATCGCCGCCCTTGTGCTCGTGCTCGCGCTCGCCGGTGCTCATGGCTTCCGGATCGAGGAGGCGACCGTAGACAGCATCCAGCTCGGCTTCAACAACGGCAGCCTCACCTCGGTGGACCTCGTCCGGTTCTACCTAGACCTGATCAGCAGCCTCAACCCGCTGCTGCACGCCGCCATCGAGGTCAACCCGGACGCGCTCCGGCAGGCTGCGCGCGCCGACGCCGAGcgctgctccggccgccgccgtcggGCCAGCGGCGTGCTGCACGGCGTGCCCGTCCTGCTCAAGGACAACATCGCCACGCGCGACGCGCTCAACACCACGGCCGGGTCGTTCGCGCTGCTCGGGTCCGTGGTGCGGCGGGACGCCGGCGTGGTGCGCCGGCTGCGGCGCGCGGGCGCCGTGGTGCTCGGGAAGGCTAACATGGACGAGTGGGCCAACTTCCGCAGCTTCTCCGGCGGCGGCTGGAGCGCCCGCGGGGGCAAGGGCAGGGTAACTTCTCAAGTCCTTGTAGTTTCAGTTAATTGATCCTTTGTTATGATGACTGAATGATCTTCTCTCGCTTCCGTGTAGAACCCCTATGTGCTGTCGGCGACGCCGTGTGGGTCGAGCACGGGGTCGGCGatcgcggcggcggcgagcaTGGCGGCCGTGACGCTGGGAACGGAGACAGACGGCTCGATACTCTGCCCGGCGTCGTTGAACTCGGTGGTGGGGATCAAGCCGACGGTGGGGTTGACCAGCCGGGCTGGGGTTATCCCCATCACACCACGCCAAGATACTGTCGGGTAAGTGATTACGATATCTCAACAATACTAATTGAGTTGAAATATTCACGTGGCCTGTATTGAAACCTCGTGATTTCTTATTTTATCTCTGTGCGGACCTTGTGATTTCTCATTGCCCATAAAGCCCATAATATATATAGTTGcttttttttgtataatcattgTCATGTCTCTTTATTTTGATTATCCCGCATTTACATTTTATTCTTACCGATCATATTAAAGCAACATAATATTAATGTATATGTTGGTATGTATTCACAGGTAAAATCTAAAATTTTAACACTAACATTTTCTTTTTGATGAAGTTCATATTGTTTTTTATTGACATACTGCCGTTATATGATTTGTTTCTTCTGATTTTTATTGTTGTAGATATAACATTATTTTGCTTCATTTTTACAACACATGCCGTTGTTTGCATTGATTTGTCAAGGAAATTTATGTCATGTTAAACAAATGGAATTGacattttatcaacaacaggccGATTTGCCGCACTGTGGCTGATGCGGTCCACGTGCTGGACGCCATTGCTGGCTATGACGCCCTTGACTCTACTGCCACGATGGCAGCTTCCAAGTACATCCCTCGTGGTGGATACATGCAGTTCTTGAAAAAAGATGGCCTTAGAGGGAAGAGGCTCGGCGTTCCTAATGGCTTCTTCAACTTTCCAAATGGGACTATGCAACAGATAGTCTATGAGCAACATCTCAACACAATGAGGTACTTCCTCTGTCTGGGTTTACAAGGCTCGTTTGAATTGTCTTAAGTCACACCTTTTTAAGTTTGTTTGATTTTATCGAGAAAAATATCAatattcacaatatgaaatccATATAACTAGATCTATTATGAAGTATACTTTCACAAAATCGCAGGTGGTAATTTTAGTTATCTATACAAATTCAGTCAAACTTATACAGTTGTAATTTATGGCTTGGTAAATGAGCCTTCTGACTCAATATGGATGGGATACTCCCTCTGTATACAAATATAAGACGTGTTAGATCACTACTTTTGTTTACAGAAGGAGTACTAACTAGCTAATTTCATTAATTTTATTTTCATCATACAAGCGAAATAGGTTGGCTTCTTAATCGTGAGAGGCACAATGCCCCAACTTATATGGCTAAGTtcgtgtgtgcgcgcgcgtgtgtgtgtgtgtgtgggggggggggggggggggggggggggggggtgggggggggggggggggggtgaaaaCATTTTCCATCTATGGTGTCATATCCATAGTTTTAAATAGCCGACTATAGCCCCGCTATAGCTGTTT contains:
- the LOC125535099 gene encoding probable amidase At4g34880; this encodes MPRPLVAVVIAALVLVLALAGAHGFRIEEATVDSIQLGFNNGSLTSVDLVRFYLDLISSLNPLLHAAIEVNPDALRQAARADAERCSGRRRRASGVLHGVPVLLKDNIATRDALNTTAGSFALLGSVVRRDAGVVRRLRRAGAVVLGKANMDEWANFRSFSGGGWSARGGKGRNPYVLSATPCGSSTGSAIAAAASMAAVTLGTETDGSILCPASLNSVVGIKPTVGLTSRAGVIPITPRQDTVGPICRTVADAVHVLDAIAGYDALDSTATMAASKYIPRGGYMQFLKKDGLRGKRLGVPNGFFNFPNGTMQQIVYEQHLNTMRKQGAIVIENLDIQNLSVLLDFVNNGQLIALPAEFKLSLNSYLSSLLYSPVRSLAEIIAFNNAHPVEEKMKEIGQPVFLVAENTTGIGASEREAISQLNKLSANGLKKLMREHELDAIVTPNNAASSVLAIDGMPAITVPAGYGKQGVPFGLCFGGLRWYEPRLIEMAYAFEQVTMVRKPPTFLQ